A genomic stretch from Synergistaceae bacterium DZ-S4 includes:
- a CDS encoding YvrJ family protein: MEEFMANVLQSGFSVAVASYLLIRMDHRLEELTRAVVRLGSVIEGKGD; this comes from the coding sequence ATGGAAGAGTTCATGGCAAACGTGCTCCAGAGCGGTTTTTCGGTCGCTGTCGCCTCTTATCTGCTGATAAGGATGGATCATAGGCTTGAAGAGCTGACAAGGGCAGTAGTCAGGCTTGGGAGCGTTATTGAGGGGAAAGGGGATTGA
- a CDS encoding response regulator, producing the protein MKTRILVVDDSAVDRMIISNMLLDFDVLEASNGIEALSLIDEDPDIDLVILDLFMPEMNGFELLVRLNSDDKYSRVRVIVLTNADEIENEIKGLKMGAVDYIRKPVNMESLRARIDIHAKLKEAQKVVEKHNHHLDQLVAERTKEAEAATDITIRALVGLLETRDIESFRHTTRTQMIMNTLCESLRSNDKYKDILTGGYIFELIRTTPLHDIGKVGIPDNILLKPGKLTPEEFEIMKKHVNFGTEALKKEQHCKEEDLPYFVKIALEIIGAHHEKYDGSGYPLGISGEDIPLPGRLMAIIDVYDALMTKRVYKEAWPFPKVVECIREERGRHFDPDIVDAFMERLEEIHGISVKYDA; encoded by the coding sequence ATGAAGACCAGGATACTTGTAGTTGACGACTCTGCGGTCGACAGGATGATCATCAGCAATATGCTGCTTGATTTTGATGTATTGGAAGCCTCCAACGGTATCGAAGCCCTTAGCCTGATAGATGAAGACCCCGATATTGACCTTGTGATCCTTGATCTGTTCATGCCCGAAATGAATGGTTTTGAACTGCTTGTGCGGTTAAATTCTGATGACAAATACAGCAGGGTACGCGTTATCGTCCTGACTAACGCCGATGAGATCGAAAACGAGATCAAGGGGCTCAAAATGGGTGCTGTTGATTACATCAGAAAACCGGTGAACATGGAATCCCTGAGGGCAAGGATAGACATCCATGCCAAACTGAAGGAAGCACAAAAAGTGGTAGAGAAGCACAATCATCATCTGGATCAGCTGGTCGCGGAGAGGACAAAAGAGGCTGAAGCTGCTACGGACATAACTATCCGCGCCCTGGTCGGCCTGCTTGAGACCAGGGACATTGAATCCTTCCGGCATACAACAAGGACACAGATGATCATGAATACCCTCTGCGAGAGCTTAAGGTCAAACGACAAATACAAGGATATCCTCACAGGCGGCTATATATTTGAACTAATCAGAACGACCCCCCTTCACGACATAGGCAAGGTGGGGATACCGGACAATATTTTGTTGAAGCCGGGCAAACTGACGCCGGAAGAATTTGAGATCATGAAGAAGCATGTCAATTTTGGAACTGAAGCGTTGAAGAAAGAACAACACTGCAAGGAAGAAGATCTTCCCTATTTTGTTAAGATCGCACTTGAGATAATCGGTGCACACCATGAAAAATACGATGGCAGCGGCTACCCCCTCGGCATCTCGGGAGAGGATATTCCTCTGCCCGGCAGACTGATGGCGATAATAGATGTTTACGACGCTCTCATGACTAAGCGGGTATATAAAGAGGCATGGCCCTTCCCAAAGGTCGTGGAGTGCATCAGGGAGGAGAGAGGCAGGCATTTTGATCCCGATATCGTTGACGCTTTCATGGAAAGGCTGGAAGAGATACACGGAATATCAGTCAAATATGACGCGTAA
- a CDS encoding family 1 encapsulin nanocompartment shell protein, with product MDILKRSLAPIVPAAWEEIDEQAALALKGVLAGRKAVDVKGPLGWNIDAVSEGTLSLVEETPVEDVSYGIRESLPMVEIRVPFTMSMWDLDDISRNSKTVDFTPVIEAARKAALFEDTAVFQGLEEAGILGLELEADNEPVELRLEDECIVASIVQAITTLGSRSMAGPYALVCSLPLWTKIKTSAKGYPLFKRVKDILGEDGRIVLSPQYDTCMLVSMKEGNSELIIGQDFSIGYQSHTNTDVTFFITETFTFRVIAPESIVPFKIAE from the coding sequence ATGGACATTCTTAAAAGATCACTGGCTCCAATTGTACCCGCTGCATGGGAAGAGATAGACGAACAGGCGGCACTTGCCCTTAAGGGAGTCCTTGCCGGAAGGAAAGCGGTAGACGTAAAGGGCCCGCTCGGCTGGAACATCGATGCGGTATCAGAGGGCACACTGTCTCTGGTAGAGGAAACACCGGTCGAAGACGTAAGCTACGGCATCCGCGAATCCCTCCCGATGGTCGAGATCAGAGTCCCCTTCACAATGTCCATGTGGGACCTTGACGACATCAGCAGGAATTCAAAGACTGTAGATTTCACCCCTGTCATCGAAGCGGCCCGCAAGGCAGCTCTTTTTGAAGACACAGCAGTATTCCAGGGACTGGAAGAGGCAGGCATCCTCGGCCTGGAACTTGAAGCCGACAATGAACCCGTTGAACTCAGGCTTGAGGACGAATGCATAGTTGCTTCAATAGTTCAGGCGATAACGACCCTCGGCAGCCGTTCGATGGCAGGCCCCTATGCACTGGTCTGCTCACTCCCGCTATGGACAAAGATCAAGACCTCCGCCAAAGGCTACCCCCTTTTCAAGAGGGTCAAGGACATTCTCGGCGAAGACGGACGCATAGTCCTCTCCCCCCAGTACGATACATGCATGCTCGTATCGATGAAGGAAGGCAACAGCGAACTGATCATCGGCCAGGACTTCTCCATCGGCTACCAGTCACACACCAACACCGATGTCACCTTCTTCATCACCGAGACCTTCACCTTCAGGGTCATCGCCCCCGAGTCGATAGTACCCTTCAAAATAGCCGAATAG
- a CDS encoding tRNA 2-thiocytidine(32) synthetase TtcA: MIGLSGGKDSLILSLALAVLRRRSPVKFGLSASLIDQTGGTMETAKVEEFMGELEIPLTIFSHPTFSIMEERDERSPCSLCANLRRGILAGQAKEAGANVLALGHHKDDAVETVLLNLFYGGRFKCWQPSMFMSRTEIRVIRPLAYTEERRIALEAARLGLPVTSACCPYSEDSKRLSAKNILKEMEKEMPEIKSNVIHALKNVLERDVW; the protein is encoded by the coding sequence ATGATCGGACTGTCCGGAGGAAAAGACAGCCTGATCCTCTCCCTCGCACTCGCGGTCCTCCGGCGAAGGAGCCCGGTAAAATTCGGCCTCAGCGCAAGTCTGATCGACCAGACAGGGGGGACGATGGAAACTGCTAAGGTGGAAGAGTTCATGGGGGAGCTTGAGATCCCGCTGACCATATTCAGCCACCCCACCTTCAGCATTATGGAAGAGAGGGACGAAAGGTCACCCTGCAGCCTCTGCGCGAACCTGCGAAGGGGAATACTTGCCGGGCAGGCGAAGGAAGCCGGCGCGAACGTGCTCGCGCTAGGACACCACAAAGACGACGCAGTCGAGACTGTGCTGCTCAACCTCTTCTACGGAGGGCGCTTCAAGTGCTGGCAGCCCAGCATGTTCATGAGCAGGACAGAGATCAGGGTGATAAGGCCCCTTGCCTATACCGAAGAGAGAAGGATAGCGCTCGAAGCGGCAAGGCTTGGACTTCCCGTGACAAGCGCCTGCTGTCCTTACAGTGAAGACTCGAAAAGGCTGTCAGCAAAAAATATTCTCAAGGAAATGGAAAAAGAGATGCCGGAGATAAAGAGCAACGTCATCCATGCACTCAAAAACGTGCTGGAAAGGGATGTATGGTGA
- a CDS encoding isoprenylcysteine carboxylmethyltransferase family protein — MPVNKKLSNIAFKCRGLFWALFAAAALFFPGSFGPARYAGGMLIVVSGQLLRYWAAGYIPKYRTEKIGAPILVTWGPYRWVRNPLYAGNFIMGLGWALMLGWMWVAAFTAAFLLLYCLIVIPAEEEFLASKFGPQYLAYRERVPSLFPYPRKGLPDSSPHSQPFDRERAWSEEIYSIRMNLLVTVLISGRLYITLL; from the coding sequence ATGCCGGTAAATAAGAAATTGAGCAATATTGCCTTCAAATGCAGAGGACTCTTCTGGGCCCTCTTTGCCGCTGCCGCGCTTTTTTTCCCCGGAAGCTTCGGACCGGCCCGCTATGCAGGAGGAATGCTGATAGTCGTCTCGGGACAGCTTCTAAGATACTGGGCGGCCGGCTATATCCCCAAATACAGGACGGAAAAGATAGGTGCGCCCATCCTCGTTACCTGGGGGCCTTACAGATGGGTAAGGAATCCGCTGTACGCCGGCAATTTCATAATGGGGCTTGGCTGGGCCCTTATGCTTGGCTGGATGTGGGTCGCGGCTTTTACTGCGGCCTTTCTGCTGCTTTACTGCCTTATCGTCATACCGGCCGAAGAGGAGTTCCTTGCTTCCAAATTTGGGCCGCAGTACCTTGCATACAGGGAAAGGGTGCCATCTCTCTTTCCTTATCCCAGAAAGGGTTTGCCTGACAGCTCGCCGCATTCCCAGCCTTTTGACCGTGAAAGGGCGTGGTCGGAGGAGATATATTCCATCCGCATGAACCTCCTGGTGACGGTCCTGATATCAGGCAGGCTCTACATCACTCTTCTATAG
- a CDS encoding D-Ala-D-Ala carboxypeptidase family metallohydrolase: MRLNDFQLTENFNLKEFECPCCHTVLLHPLLVLKLQKLRDEWGRPLIINSGYRCEIHNREVGGVKRSLHKVGQAADVRVPASEQERFRDLALSCGFSRAISYGNRHFIHIEIGG, from the coding sequence ATGAGGTTGAACGATTTTCAGCTTACGGAGAACTTCAACCTGAAAGAGTTTGAGTGTCCCTGCTGTCACACTGTCCTGCTGCACCCGCTGCTCGTTTTGAAACTGCAGAAATTAAGGGATGAATGGGGGCGACCGTTGATCATAAACAGCGGTTACAGATGTGAAATTCACAACAGGGAAGTGGGGGGTGTTAAGCGGAGCCTGCATAAAGTCGGGCAGGCGGCGGACGTGAGGGTTCCCGCATCGGAACAGGAAAGGTTTCGTGATCTGGCTTTGAGCTGCGGTTTCAGCCGTGCGATAAGCTACGGGAACAGGCATTTCATTCATATAGAAATAGGAGGATAA
- a CDS encoding nucleotidyl transferase AbiEii/AbiGii toxin family protein, which produces MTRIFEELRKGIEAGKKLDVLEKFQNLILLGLSVQTDFFRQTAMFGGTALRIFHNLPRFSEDLDFTVISHGADFSLASYKEPMSHFFGDMGLDEVKINIKEEGEDVLRGSFVLSIKRSVSLRVKIDVEKPSTDVMPQTETLYGSYPYNYSARLCTLPSSFAGKMDAIIHRKWGSKRVKGRDWYDFLWYMRKDTELDIYWLEARLKEKGTLDPDKKLTPELLGEMYEKRAASVDVGEILRDVQGFMTEEIEKMSSASWTPELFLLQKDKLVDSAKRYLLAHRS; this is translated from the coding sequence GTGACGAGGATTTTTGAGGAATTAAGAAAGGGTATTGAAGCTGGCAAGAAGCTTGATGTTCTGGAGAAGTTCCAGAACCTTATTCTGTTGGGACTTTCTGTTCAGACAGATTTTTTCAGGCAAACCGCAATGTTCGGAGGGACAGCGCTTCGGATATTCCATAATTTGCCAAGGTTTTCCGAAGACCTTGATTTTACTGTGATCTCACACGGTGCTGATTTTTCCCTTGCTTCCTATAAAGAACCGATGTCCCATTTTTTTGGGGATATGGGCCTTGATGAAGTAAAGATAAACATAAAGGAAGAGGGAGAAGACGTTTTAAGAGGAAGCTTTGTTCTTTCAATTAAGAGGTCCGTGAGCCTGAGAGTAAAAATAGACGTCGAAAAACCGTCGACCGATGTCATGCCACAAACGGAGACCCTTTACGGTTCCTATCCATATAATTACTCCGCACGTTTATGTACCCTGCCTTCATCCTTTGCCGGAAAAATGGACGCGATAATTCATCGCAAATGGGGCAGCAAGCGAGTCAAGGGGCGCGACTGGTACGATTTTCTCTGGTACATGAGGAAGGATACGGAACTCGACATATATTGGCTCGAGGCACGCTTGAAGGAGAAGGGGACCCTTGACCCTGACAAGAAACTTACGCCCGAACTTCTGGGAGAGATGTATGAAAAGAGGGCTGCATCAGTTGATGTGGGTGAAATACTGCGAGACGTACAGGGCTTTATGACTGAAGAGATTGAAAAAATGAGCTCTGCTTCGTGGACCCCGGAATTATTCCTTCTCCAAAAAGATAAGCTTGTCGATTCTGCAAAAAGATACCTCCTTGCGCACAGATCCTAA
- a CDS encoding response regulator transcription factor: MKKIKLVLADGNRLFVESLQQILEKEMDTAVISGANSGVDALRSCIEIQPDIAVVGELLPDLSMVEAAKEIRRNVRNIRFVFMMRDGSADMLSLLASMDSVGAVSQNCDIAEFLTALRSVARGERYISAGVIEHLKSASSDDDYNDDDPLNDITHREREVLYWVSHGLNNKEISERMYLSEKTIKNHVSNILRKLDLDDRTKAAAFAWEEGLPLLPEDFFTQLKMN; encoded by the coding sequence ATGAAAAAAATCAAATTGGTCCTTGCTGACGGCAACAGGCTTTTCGTGGAATCGCTGCAGCAGATCCTCGAAAAAGAGATGGACACAGCCGTTATTTCCGGTGCGAACAGCGGTGTCGATGCACTGCGGAGCTGTATTGAGATCCAGCCGGACATTGCTGTTGTAGGAGAGCTCCTCCCCGACCTTTCGATGGTCGAAGCCGCGAAGGAAATAAGGCGCAACGTAAGGAATATTAGATTCGTCTTTATGATGAGGGACGGAAGCGCGGATATGCTCTCTCTTCTGGCCAGCATGGATTCTGTCGGCGCTGTCAGCCAGAACTGCGACATTGCTGAGTTTCTGACGGCACTCCGAAGCGTCGCAAGGGGAGAACGTTATATAAGCGCCGGAGTCATTGAACATCTCAAATCCGCTTCTTCTGATGATGATTATAATGACGATGACCCGCTGAACGACATTACGCACAGGGAAAGAGAAGTGCTTTACTGGGTCTCGCACGGACTGAACAACAAAGAGATCTCGGAAAGGATGTACCTCTCGGAGAAGACCATCAAAAACCATGTCAGCAACATCCTGAGAAAACTTGATCTGGATGACCGTACCAAAGCGGCGGCCTTTGCGTGGGAGGAAGGACTGCCTCTTCTTCCTGAAGATTTTTTCACACAGCTTAAGATGAATTGA
- a CDS encoding transporter substrate-binding domain-containing protein: MKKIFWLLVLIFIACFSCGAAAASPLNLTPEEISFIKIHPEVRLGVDPRFVPFEFIDSDGKYKGIAADYIGLISQAAGIKMTVAMGLTWTEAYDMALDRKIDVLPAIGKTPEREKHFLFSEPYYHFKRVIVIRNTEKGIKTIEDLYGKTVAVQKHSSHHTYLLSYPKINLSLYDSVEAALTSVANGTETAFLGNLATTHYLINSTGLTNLKFIAFESDKQQPLFFAVRKDWPELVSIINKGLATITQEQRIAINDKWINVESGVDYGPILRKLFWASFFVIAIWAVSLFWILRLKREIEKRKKIQADLEIAKQEAESANNVKSSFMARMSHEIRTPLNAITGIAYLMKKSETSLTKKMYIEKIIQASNNMLSIINDILDYSKIEAGKMEMENISFNMDDLLKSVVDIVSYKIDERGIGFELSKDPRIPTWFYGDPKRIEQILINLINNAAKFTEEGKVSFEIKLTARDKDDCHLMFSITDTGIGMSEEQMSNLFTPFSQADATINRRFGGTGLGLSIVKNLVESMDGDIKIYSTEGVGSTFLANISLKVDREKEELHTREMSAFYFRNIKTLVLEKTGSNMNIIDSYLRSLGMHCELTTSEESAGIMLETANKPYSSPFDLFILDYDTPEKKGFSFVETLRQGNRITKMPRIIMLLPSMREDLFNALDANGIDLGIGKPVIPSILFNGILDIFKERAFVANKVVGDDTDTETEEERSKWTGESSHTVLLVEDNTTNQMIAKSLLEDAGFTVIIADNGKEGVESFKENKDKIDLILMDLHMPVMNGYEAASAIREISKDIPIVAMTADVVMGVKEECMKHGIYQYISKPFDPEKFSDTLKEMIGKGAAAEAVSPPALLDREKALILLGNNEELYKAVLKEYLNENLETHKKLLRAIDEKRYEEAAEMLHKLKSSTGSIGATEVYKRAVTLQRALMDKNEEMIAGDKDEFVAMLRELLEHLNRGEGG, from the coding sequence ATGAAAAAGATTTTTTGGCTCTTAGTCCTTATTTTCATTGCGTGTTTTTCTTGTGGAGCCGCTGCGGCTTCTCCATTAAATCTGACTCCTGAAGAGATCAGTTTCATAAAGATACACCCGGAGGTCCGGCTGGGCGTTGACCCCAGATTTGTCCCCTTTGAATTTATTGACTCGGACGGCAAATACAAGGGGATAGCGGCAGACTACATAGGACTCATTTCACAAGCTGCCGGGATCAAAATGACAGTGGCCATGGGACTGACATGGACCGAGGCATATGACATGGCCCTTGATCGGAAGATAGATGTCCTTCCTGCAATAGGCAAGACTCCCGAAAGAGAAAAGCATTTTCTCTTCTCCGAACCGTATTATCACTTCAAAAGAGTCATCGTAATAAGGAATACGGAAAAAGGCATCAAAACCATAGAAGACCTGTACGGCAAGACTGTTGCTGTCCAGAAACACAGCTCACACCATACATATCTTTTGTCATACCCGAAAATAAACCTCAGCCTCTATGACTCTGTCGAAGCAGCACTGACTTCTGTCGCAAACGGAACTGAAACAGCATTTCTGGGCAACCTGGCAACGACACACTACCTGATCAATTCCACAGGGCTGACAAACCTGAAGTTCATTGCCTTTGAGTCAGATAAACAGCAGCCGCTATTCTTTGCGGTAAGGAAGGACTGGCCTGAGCTGGTCTCGATAATAAACAAGGGGCTTGCGACTATAACTCAGGAACAGAGGATCGCCATCAACGACAAATGGATCAACGTTGAAAGCGGTGTTGATTATGGTCCTATATTAAGAAAGCTCTTCTGGGCGTCATTCTTTGTCATTGCAATATGGGCGGTCTCACTCTTCTGGATACTGAGGCTGAAAAGGGAGATCGAAAAACGCAAAAAGATCCAGGCAGACCTTGAGATCGCAAAGCAGGAGGCGGAGTCAGCGAACAACGTGAAGTCAAGCTTCATGGCCAGGATGTCGCATGAGATAAGGACCCCGCTGAACGCCATTACCGGCATCGCATATCTGATGAAGAAATCCGAGACTTCCCTTACAAAAAAGATGTATATAGAAAAGATAATTCAGGCCTCCAACAACATGCTGAGCATAATCAACGACATACTGGACTATTCGAAGATCGAGGCAGGCAAAATGGAGATGGAGAACATCTCCTTCAACATGGACGATCTGCTGAAGAGCGTTGTGGACATAGTTTCGTACAAGATAGACGAGCGTGGGATAGGCTTTGAACTATCAAAGGATCCCAGGATCCCGACATGGTTTTACGGCGATCCCAAGCGTATTGAACAGATACTGATCAATCTAATCAATAATGCTGCGAAATTTACCGAAGAGGGAAAGGTATCATTCGAGATCAAGCTTACGGCCAGGGACAAAGATGATTGTCACCTTATGTTTTCCATTACGGATACAGGCATAGGAATGTCGGAAGAACAGATGAGCAACCTATTTACTCCCTTTTCACAGGCTGACGCGACTATCAACAGGCGCTTCGGAGGGACGGGGCTGGGTCTTTCGATCGTCAAAAACCTGGTCGAAAGCATGGACGGAGATATAAAGATATACAGCACGGAGGGAGTCGGTTCGACCTTCCTTGCGAATATCAGCCTCAAGGTCGACCGGGAGAAAGAGGAGCTGCACACCCGTGAGATGTCCGCCTTCTACTTCAGGAACATCAAGACTCTGGTGCTTGAGAAAACGGGTTCCAACATGAACATTATCGACAGTTACCTCCGCTCCCTCGGGATGCACTGCGAACTGACCACCTCGGAAGAGAGTGCCGGGATAATGCTTGAGACAGCGAATAAGCCCTACTCAAGCCCCTTTGACCTGTTTATCCTCGACTACGATACGCCAGAAAAAAAAGGGTTCAGCTTTGTGGAAACGCTGCGCCAGGGGAACAGGATAACGAAAATGCCGCGCATAATTATGCTGCTGCCGTCAATGAGGGAGGACCTCTTTAACGCCCTTGACGCAAACGGGATCGACCTGGGAATAGGAAAGCCCGTGATACCGTCGATACTCTTCAATGGTATCCTTGATATTTTCAAGGAAAGGGCTTTCGTGGCAAACAAGGTGGTCGGGGATGATACGGATACTGAGACAGAGGAAGAGAGATCGAAATGGACGGGAGAAAGTTCTCACACTGTACTCCTTGTGGAGGATAACACGACAAACCAGATGATAGCAAAGTCCCTGCTGGAAGATGCCGGATTTACCGTGATAATCGCTGACAACGGAAAAGAGGGAGTAGAGTCCTTCAAAGAGAACAAAGATAAGATAGACCTGATACTGATGGATCTCCACATGCCCGTAATGAACGGCTATGAAGCTGCATCAGCGATCAGGGAGATCTCAAAGGATATTCCGATAGTCGCAATGACAGCGGATGTTGTTATGGGAGTAAAGGAAGAGTGCATGAAGCACGGGATATACCAATATATAAGCAAGCCCTTCGACCCTGAAAAATTCTCTGATACGCTGAAGGAAATGATCGGCAAGGGTGCTGCGGCAGAGGCCGTCAGCCCTCCCGCACTTCTTGACAGGGAAAAGGCCCTCATCCTTTTAGGCAACAACGAAGAACTCTATAAGGCCGTCCTTAAGGAATACCTGAATGAAAACCTTGAAACTCACAAAAAGCTCCTGAGGGCGATCGATGAAAAGAGATATGAAGAGGCTGCGGAAATGCTGCACAAGCTGAAAAGCAGCACCGGAAGCATAGGCGCCACAGAGGTCTACAAGAGAGCAGTCACTCTCCAGAGGGCTCTCATGGATAAAAACGAGGAAATGATAGCAGGAGATAAGGATGAGTTTGTGGCAATGCTTAGAGAACTGCTTGAGCATTTAAATCGTGGGGAAGGCGGATAA
- a CDS encoding sigma-70 family RNA polymerase sigma factor, protein MNTNTEMMKEELIAKYEPLVKATAKRYAGRGAEYEDLVQEGYLALLILNEKCTDKNWLTAFIASRLPGYVRTAAQRLRGLRRKTNFADFDTAADHVIDPSEIERRLLFEILEILRRKLRPGEFILARDAMDGWTQSDLAGKNNITQQAVCARLKKIRAKLEPVFLDRS, encoded by the coding sequence TTGAATACTAATACCGAGATGATGAAAGAAGAGTTGATCGCAAAGTATGAACCATTGGTAAAGGCAACCGCAAAACGCTACGCCGGCAGAGGCGCAGAATATGAAGATCTTGTCCAGGAAGGTTATCTTGCCCTCTTGATCCTGAATGAGAAATGTACAGACAAAAACTGGCTTACGGCCTTTATAGCAAGTCGACTTCCCGGATATGTCAGGACAGCCGCCCAGAGACTCAGGGGGCTGAGAAGAAAGACAAATTTCGCGGATTTCGATACCGCAGCCGATCATGTCATAGATCCTTCAGAGATAGAGAGAAGGCTGCTTTTTGAAATTTTGGAGATACTGAGAAGGAAACTCAGACCCGGTGAATTCATTTTGGCGCGAGATGCAATGGATGGCTGGACACAGAGCGATCTTGCAGGAAAAAACAACATCACCCAGCAGGCAGTCTGCGCGAGGTTAAAAAAGATCCGAGCAAAGCTGGAACCGGTTTTTTTAGATAGAAGTTAG
- a CDS encoding flippase-like domain-containing protein, translating to MTVRKSFSIFISIVVVSIVGVLFFSIDSATFDVLENTNPLLLALAVVLVVLGWCLDACKFIFLARAAGEYLSFRQTIPVVWINYFGSAITPMQSGGGPFQIYLLYKNGVSVGKSVAITLVRTLQVIFLLCLIIPFSIFSEADFIEKHAMLKWFVGYVLVFIVVSSFLLGASIFRPHWIKRWSNGFLVRMKRLGILKPKLLLGAARWTSREIDNYSINMRLFQSTGKYWFMLSVLTAAAHLWVYLSIMPCLIMAAGFHVEYMQCMLAESLLLFLLYFVPTLGGSGAAEGGAAAVFGLFVPWNLAGVMAVAWRLISEYTGIALGTAVAIRSLGWGGADKVMKEEAERLEDAGK from the coding sequence GTGACAGTAAGGAAAAGTTTCTCGATCTTTATCTCTATAGTAGTTGTTTCGATAGTCGGCGTCCTGTTTTTCAGTATCGATTCAGCCACATTTGATGTGCTTGAAAATACAAATCCGCTCCTGCTCGCACTTGCAGTGGTTTTGGTAGTGTTGGGCTGGTGCCTTGATGCCTGCAAATTTATTTTTCTTGCCAGGGCGGCAGGAGAGTATCTGTCTTTCAGACAGACGATCCCTGTCGTATGGATCAATTATTTCGGAAGTGCGATAACGCCAATGCAGAGCGGCGGGGGTCCTTTCCAGATATATCTCCTTTACAAGAACGGCGTCTCCGTGGGTAAGTCAGTTGCGATCACACTTGTCAGGACGCTTCAGGTAATTTTCCTCCTTTGTCTGATAATCCCGTTTTCTATATTCTCAGAGGCGGATTTCATTGAGAAGCACGCAATGCTCAAATGGTTCGTCGGTTATGTGCTGGTATTTATTGTGGTCTCATCTTTCCTTCTAGGGGCAAGCATATTCAGGCCGCATTGGATCAAAAGATGGAGCAACGGCTTCCTTGTAAGGATGAAGCGCCTGGGGATCCTCAAACCCAAGCTCCTTCTGGGAGCCGCCCGCTGGACCAGCAGAGAGATAGACAACTACAGCATCAACATGAGGCTCTTCCAGTCGACCGGCAAATACTGGTTTATGCTTTCGGTGCTGACGGCAGCCGCCCATTTGTGGGTCTATCTTTCGATAATGCCCTGCCTGATCATGGCGGCCGGTTTCCATGTTGAGTACATGCAGTGCATGCTTGCCGAATCGCTTCTCCTTTTCCTTCTGTACTTTGTCCCGACACTTGGGGGCAGCGGAGCTGCGGAGGGCGGCGCAGCTGCCGTCTTCGGACTTTTCGTGCCGTGGAACCTTGCGGGAGTAATGGCTGTGGCATGGAGGCTCATCTCGGAGTATACAGGCATAGCTCTCGGTACCGCCGTGGCGATCAGGTCGCTTGGCTGGGGCGGAGCCGATAAGGTCATGAAGGAAGAGGCAGAGAGATTAGAAGATGCCGGTAAATAA
- a CDS encoding dihydroorotate dehydrogenase produces the protein MSVDLRMDIGKMVLDHPVIPASGVWPYEEDFWRAERLAGIGAVCTKAISLRPRSGNRGIRLWETPAGVLNSIGLQNVGAKGFVEKYSGLAVDCPVPVIANVVMESAEETAETLSILQDTGLIAAAELNISCPNVDGDGMAWGIDPSSAAIAVRAARKAWKGELWVKMTPQTPCPEDVARAIEREGADAIVAANTWLGMGMDMQSGKPAFDRVVAGLSGPAVFPLALRLVWQVCGAVSIPVIGCGGVTTASDAAAMILAGASALEVGTAFFRDLDAGKDISGGLEKYVSRYSCSRLVDIKGLARKQKA, from the coding sequence ATGAGTGTTGACCTGCGGATGGATATAGGAAAGATGGTGCTTGATCACCCAGTTATCCCGGCATCGGGAGTCTGGCCGTATGAAGAGGATTTCTGGAGGGCGGAAAGGCTTGCAGGGATAGGCGCGGTCTGTACAAAGGCGATAAGCCTGAGACCCAGAAGCGGGAACAGGGGAATAAGGCTTTGGGAAACTCCGGCAGGAGTCCTCAACAGCATCGGGCTCCAGAACGTCGGCGCGAAGGGCTTTGTCGAGAAATATTCGGGACTGGCAGTGGACTGTCCCGTGCCTGTGATCGCCAATGTGGTGATGGAAAGTGCGGAAGAGACGGCTGAAACGTTAAGCATCCTTCAGGATACCGGTCTGATCGCGGCGGCTGAGCTGAACATCTCATGCCCCAATGTCGACGGAGACGGCATGGCATGGGGGATAGACCCCTCAAGCGCGGCGATCGCCGTCCGTGCGGCAAGGAAGGCCTGGAAAGGGGAGCTGTGGGTGAAAATGACTCCGCAGACACCCTGCCCTGAAGATGTCGCCCGTGCGATAGAGCGAGAGGGAGCGGATGCGATAGTTGCTGCCAACACCTGGCTTGGGATGGGAATGGACATGCAGAGCGGAAAGCCCGCCTTTGACCGTGTGGTCGCGGGACTTTCGGGACCGGCGGTCTTCCCTCTGGCGCTTCGCCTTGTCTGGCAGGTCTGCGGAGCGGTAAGCATACCGGTGATAGGCTGCGGGGGAGTGACGACCGCGTCAGACGCCGCAGCGATGATCCTGGCGGGCGCTTCCGCCCTAGAGGTCGGAACGGCCTTCTTCAGGGACCTCGATGCCGGGAAGGATATAAGCGGAGGACTTGAAAAGTATGTCAGCCGGTACTCATGTTCGAGGCTCGTGGATATAAAAGGGCTGGCAAGAAAACAAAAAGCGTAG